The following are encoded in a window of Acidobacteriota bacterium genomic DNA:
- a CDS encoding magnesium chelatase — translation MNEATTLRELRESGWSDRSVREEMRSNLLASMRNGTKRFRGIHGFDRTVLPAIENAVLARHDIILLGLRGQAKTRLLRSLVDLLDPEIPVVAGCPVNDSPFAPFCKYCRRLLDSKGDDLPVSWLPREHRYREKLATPDVTVADLIGDIDPIKAANLRLDYSDEEVIHYGIIPRTNRGIFAINEIPDLAPRIQVSLLNILEEQDLQIRGFPLRIPLDIVMVFTANPEDYTSRGSIITPLKDRIDSQIITHYPRDVETARRITDQEAWLDRDNGVDLPEETRNLIEEIAFVARASDLVDQTSGVSARLPISAAELLTSNLERRLATTGDSVAMPRVSDFIMLIPAITGKIELVYEGEQQGPEIVARNIIGTAVRNLLERKLGGKLLSPANRSSESVLDPEIFEPIVAWFAEGNTVELSDETPNREHEKALSRVPGLEDVARRIAENDQDLLFSKELVLEGLHQALLLAREDRDSTITFSEAVRFNVLRTVK, via the coding sequence GTGAACGAAGCTACGACATTACGGGAGCTTCGTGAGAGCGGATGGTCCGATCGATCCGTGCGCGAGGAGATGCGGAGCAACCTGCTCGCTTCGATGCGGAACGGCACGAAGAGATTTCGTGGAATTCACGGATTCGACCGGACCGTGCTTCCGGCCATCGAGAACGCGGTCCTTGCGCGCCACGACATCATCCTTCTCGGTCTGAGAGGTCAGGCGAAGACGCGGTTGCTTCGTTCGCTCGTCGATCTCCTCGATCCCGAGATTCCGGTCGTGGCCGGATGTCCGGTCAACGACTCCCCCTTCGCACCGTTCTGCAAATACTGCCGGCGTCTGCTCGACTCGAAGGGAGACGACCTGCCCGTCTCCTGGCTACCGCGGGAGCACCGGTATCGTGAGAAGCTCGCGACGCCGGACGTGACGGTGGCCGATCTGATCGGCGACATCGATCCGATCAAGGCGGCCAACCTGCGACTCGACTACTCCGATGAGGAAGTCATTCACTACGGAATCATTCCTCGAACCAACCGCGGGATCTTCGCGATCAACGAAATTCCGGACCTCGCTCCCCGGATCCAGGTATCGCTGCTCAACATTCTCGAGGAACAGGATCTCCAGATTCGCGGCTTTCCTCTCCGGATTCCACTCGACATCGTCATGGTCTTCACCGCGAATCCGGAGGACTACACGAGTCGCGGGAGCATCATCACGCCGCTCAAGGACCGGATCGATTCTCAGATCATCACGCACTATCCGCGGGACGTCGAGACGGCACGGAGAATCACGGATCAGGAGGCATGGCTCGACCGCGACAACGGCGTCGACCTCCCCGAGGAGACGCGCAATTTGATCGAAGAGATCGCGTTCGTCGCGCGCGCGAGCGACCTGGTCGATCAGACCTCCGGCGTCAGTGCGAGGTTGCCGATCTCCGCCGCGGAGCTTCTGACATCCAACCTCGAGCGCCGCCTGGCCACCACCGGCGACTCGGTGGCAATGCCGAGAGTCTCGGACTTCATCATGCTGATTCCGGCGATCACCGGAAAGATCGAGCTGGTGTACGAGGGAGAACAGCAGGGTCCCGAGATCGTCGCGCGCAACATCATCGGAACTGCCGTGCGCAATCTCCTCGAGAGAAAGCTCGGCGGAAAATTGCTCTCGCCGGCCAACCGGTCGTCCGAATCGGTACTCGATCCGGAAATCTTCGAGCCGATCGTCGCATGGTTCGCCGAGGGGAATACCGTCGAGCTCTCGGACGAAACACCGAACCGGGAACACGAGAAGGCCTTGAGCCGCGTTCCGGGACTCGAGGACGTCGCCCGCCGGATCGCTGAGAACGATCAGGATCTCCTCTTTTCGAAAGAGCTCGTTCTCGAGGGTCTTCATCAGGCTCTGCTCCTCGCGCGGGAAGATCGTGATTCGACGATAACCTTCAGCGAAGCGGTACGATTCAATGTACTCAGAACGGTGAAATGA
- the rnr gene encoding ribonuclease R yields the protein MNTAELRKSIVDLLDQRGQRVLAVRDIARKLTESGLKVDREKLGALIEQMEGAGEIIAVRGKRYSLPRHTSFVIGTYRARSDGSGLVVPVSRDDAARQLFVGRRSDHNAMNGDLVVARASASKKSQRTARGEVTRGEIVRVLRREHSSVVGRFHEGSPAWVRPYDTRLDIDIEIEPGHEDGAEHGQIVEVDITRYPDRHPTAEGRIIDVLGFIWEPGVDVEIVLRKYRIPREFPEEVEREAEAVPLEVADSEIADRTDLRDRVIVTIDGETARDFDDAVEVTRLPSGNFRLGVHIADVSQYVRPGSALDAEAWTRGTSVYFSGRVVPMLPERLSNGICSLNPRVDRLVFSVEMEIDQNGGVVARKFFRAIIRTRARLTYTEVAATIAGDSDAIADPVVVDLVRVMDELYRVLRARRDRRGSIDFDLPQHEVLLTEQGEISSIRALERNDAHRLIEEFMLATNETVAKELFFAGQPSLYRNHLAPEMEKLEELKMLLAEFGYELKGDLEKIRPGDLQRVLQRIDGDAGERFLNEVILRSMKRAVYAPECNGHFALAFEQYTHFTSPIRRYPDLVVHRMLGAHLKKGGATADQEQLERDLVATGEQSSTTERRAEAAEREVMEWKKVVFMLDKVGEKFNGVITGVVPFGLFVELDEFFLQGLVPIASIGGDYWSYLDREHRLRGSSTEREFRLGDRVVVEVARVDEDRIQIDLRLIEAGGRPVKARTSQEYRQKR from the coding sequence GTGAACACCGCGGAACTGCGTAAATCGATCGTCGACCTGCTCGACCAGCGAGGCCAGCGCGTCCTCGCGGTTCGCGACATCGCGAGGAAGCTCACCGAGTCGGGATTGAAAGTCGACCGGGAGAAGCTCGGGGCGCTGATCGAGCAGATGGAGGGGGCGGGCGAGATCATTGCCGTTCGTGGAAAACGATATTCGCTTCCTCGGCATACCTCGTTCGTGATCGGCACCTATCGCGCCCGCTCGGACGGATCTGGTCTGGTCGTTCCCGTGTCGCGGGACGATGCAGCCAGACAGCTCTTCGTCGGTCGCCGCAGCGACCACAACGCGATGAACGGTGATCTCGTGGTGGCGCGGGCGAGCGCGTCGAAGAAAAGCCAGCGGACCGCTCGTGGCGAGGTCACCCGGGGAGAGATCGTCAGGGTTCTGAGGCGAGAGCACTCGAGTGTCGTGGGACGTTTCCATGAGGGGAGCCCGGCCTGGGTTCGCCCTTACGATACGCGGCTCGACATCGACATCGAGATCGAGCCGGGGCACGAGGATGGCGCGGAACACGGCCAGATCGTCGAGGTCGACATCACACGCTATCCCGACCGCCATCCCACCGCCGAAGGGAGGATCATCGATGTCCTAGGATTCATCTGGGAGCCCGGGGTCGACGTGGAGATCGTCCTGAGGAAATATCGGATTCCACGAGAGTTTCCCGAAGAGGTCGAGAGAGAGGCGGAAGCGGTTCCACTGGAGGTCGCGGATTCCGAGATCGCAGATCGGACCGATCTGAGGGATCGTGTGATCGTGACCATCGATGGCGAGACTGCGCGAGATTTCGATGACGCCGTCGAAGTGACCCGTCTCCCTTCGGGAAACTTCCGCCTCGGAGTTCACATCGCCGACGTCTCGCAGTACGTGCGCCCCGGCTCGGCGCTCGATGCCGAGGCCTGGACGCGAGGGACGTCGGTCTACTTTTCCGGTCGCGTGGTACCGATGCTGCCGGAAAGGCTCTCGAACGGAATCTGCTCGCTCAATCCGAGGGTCGACAGGCTGGTGTTCTCGGTCGAGATGGAGATCGACCAGAACGGTGGTGTGGTTGCCAGAAAGTTCTTCCGGGCGATCATCCGAACGCGAGCCCGTCTCACCTATACGGAGGTCGCTGCGACGATTGCCGGCGACTCGGACGCGATCGCGGATCCGGTGGTGGTCGATCTCGTTCGAGTGATGGACGAGCTTTACCGGGTTCTCAGGGCGCGGCGAGATCGCCGTGGATCGATCGACTTCGACCTTCCACAACACGAGGTGCTTCTGACCGAGCAGGGAGAGATCAGCTCGATCCGGGCACTCGAGCGAAACGACGCGCACCGGCTGATCGAAGAATTCATGCTGGCCACCAACGAGACGGTGGCCAAGGAGCTCTTCTTCGCCGGCCAGCCCTCTCTCTATCGCAACCACCTTGCGCCGGAGATGGAAAAGCTCGAAGAGCTCAAAATGCTACTGGCCGAGTTCGGTTACGAGTTGAAGGGTGACCTCGAGAAGATCCGGCCGGGCGATCTGCAGCGTGTGTTGCAGCGAATTGACGGCGACGCGGGAGAACGGTTTCTCAACGAAGTCATCCTCAGATCGATGAAACGGGCCGTCTACGCTCCCGAGTGCAACGGGCACTTTGCGCTCGCCTTCGAGCAGTACACCCACTTCACCTCGCCGATCCGGCGGTATCCCGACCTCGTGGTTCATCGAATGCTCGGCGCTCATCTGAAGAAAGGCGGGGCGACCGCCGATCAGGAGCAACTGGAGCGGGATCTCGTCGCAACCGGCGAGCAGAGCTCGACGACCGAGCGGCGCGCCGAGGCGGCGGAGCGGGAAGTGATGGAATGGAAAAAAGTCGTATTCATGCTCGACAAGGTCGGGGAGAAGTTCAACGGCGTGATCACCGGAGTCGTACCGTTCGGTCTTTTCGTCGAGCTCGACGAATTCTTCCTTCAGGGACTCGTTCCGATTGCCTCGATCGGGGGGGACTACTGGTCCTATCTCGACCGTGAGCACCGGCTGAGGGGCTCGAGCACCGAACGGGAGTTCAGGCTGGGAGATCGCGTGGTCGTCGAAGTTGCCAGGGTGGACGAGGATCGCATTCAGATCGACCTCCGTCTCATCGAGGCCGGCGGCCGGCCGGTCAAGGCGCGAACCTCGCAGGAGTACCGGCAGAAACGCTGA
- the pth gene encoding aminoacyl-tRNA hydrolase, producing MKLIVGLGNPGAKYEGSRHNVGFRVIDRMAARFRCAEDVHEKQALTRSCRVAGGKIVLAKPLTFMNLSGEAVLGLVRKYLEGDLGDMIVVYDDVDLPLGTLRIRRDGSAGTHNGMRSIAESLGTEAFPRLRIGVRGESYTEGSDLADYVLDDFEKGEHQIIRETIERATDALLLCARGDLTRAMNQFNRNQEKGETVA from the coding sequence ATGAAATTGATCGTCGGACTCGGGAATCCGGGAGCGAAATACGAAGGATCCAGACACAATGTCGGATTTCGCGTCATCGATCGGATGGCGGCCAGATTCCGTTGCGCGGAGGACGTGCACGAGAAGCAGGCCCTGACCCGGTCCTGCCGCGTCGCCGGCGGAAAAATCGTCCTTGCGAAGCCGCTCACATTCATGAATCTGTCCGGGGAAGCAGTGCTCGGATTGGTCAGGAAGTATCTCGAAGGCGACCTGGGCGATATGATCGTCGTCTACGATGACGTCGATCTTCCGCTCGGAACGCTGCGCATTCGAAGGGACGGATCGGCGGGGACGCACAATGGAATGCGGTCGATCGCAGAGAGTCTGGGAACCGAGGCGTTCCCGCGGCTCAGAATCGGTGTACGAGGGGAGAGTTACACCGAGGGTTCCGATCTCGCCGACTATGTGCTGGACGACTTCGAGAAGGGAGAACATCAGATCATCCGGGAAACGATCGAGCGCGCGACCGACGCGCTGCTGCTCTGCGCCCGAGGAGATCTGACGCGGGCGATGAACCAGTTCAACCGGAATCAGGAAAAGGGAGAGACGGTCGCGTGA
- a CDS encoding diguanylate cyclase, producing MKVLIADDSRSYRFALRQILAAKGFDVVEVVDGEEACRILEGDDPPQLAILDWMMPQLTGPEVCRRLRSRSQDVPYTYLILLTGCDAIEDLKQGLESGADDYVSKPFMREELESRILVGQRHARLHQALAEARSKLWDLSVRDALTGVLNRRGIQQRLESLAAENAYRSRPFSVILSDVDHFKRVNDEFGHQAGDQVLRVLATRMTEAIRKNDEVGRFGGEEFLIVLPGTDHTEASTIAERIRRIVASEPVWTGERMTHVSASFGVASAMSFDFRSISDLLLRADRALYRAKDMGRNRVESDVDLGKVFSFPECASA from the coding sequence ATGAAGGTATTGATTGCGGATGACAGCAGAAGCTATCGGTTTGCCCTGCGCCAGATTCTGGCCGCCAAAGGTTTCGATGTGGTGGAGGTGGTAGACGGAGAAGAGGCTTGCCGGATTCTCGAGGGAGACGATCCTCCGCAACTCGCGATCCTGGACTGGATGATGCCGCAGCTGACGGGACCCGAGGTGTGTCGGCGGCTCAGGAGCCGGAGTCAAGACGTACCGTACACGTATCTGATTCTGCTGACCGGATGCGATGCGATCGAGGATCTGAAACAGGGTCTCGAAAGTGGAGCCGATGATTATGTGTCGAAGCCGTTCATGCGGGAGGAACTGGAATCTCGAATTCTGGTCGGGCAGCGTCACGCTCGCCTGCATCAGGCACTTGCCGAAGCACGATCGAAACTGTGGGATCTGTCGGTCAGAGATGCTCTGACAGGCGTCTTGAACCGCCGAGGAATTCAGCAGCGCCTCGAGTCGCTCGCCGCCGAAAATGCGTACCGTTCGCGGCCGTTCTCCGTGATTCTCAGTGACGTCGATCACTTCAAGAGGGTCAACGACGAGTTCGGTCATCAGGCTGGTGACCAGGTACTGCGTGTGCTCGCTACGAGAATGACCGAGGCCATCCGCAAAAACGACGAAGTCGGGCGATTCGGTGGAGAGGAGTTTCTGATCGTCCTTCCCGGAACCGATCACACCGAAGCCTCGACAATTGCGGAGCGGATCCGTCGGATCGTTGCGAGTGAGCCGGTTTGGACGGGAGAACGGATGACTCACGTCAGCGCGAGTTTCGGTGTCGCCTCGGCGATGAGCTTCGACTTCCGTTCCATCAGCGATTTGCTGTTACGAGCGGATCGAGCGCTCTATCGGGCGAAAGACATGGGTCGCAACCGAGTCGAGTCCGACGTCGATCTCGGGAAGGTCTTCTCCTTTCCCGAGTGCGCGTCGGCTTGA
- a CDS encoding VWA domain-containing protein, translating to MRHVYTFFDPSWIQQILDEQALRRLFNELLLQSGGDPEEAMEWIRALQQRGFISEDVDLEAFFARLMEEGLLEPTASGGVRLGGAGERQIRRDALDEVFRGLHRSMKGDHATPSAGQGTERLTESRAWRFGDDPGTIDGVRTLQNAIRSSFAEGGDEIRIREDDLEVFETEHGSNCATVIMIDLSHSMVLYGEDRITPAKKVALALAELIITKYPRDAVDVLTFGDDAKEIPLSEIPYVEVGPFHTNTKAGLELAQTILRRRRHANKQIFMITDGKPSALWEGKMLYTNSFGLDLKIVNRTLEEADKCRRAKIPITTFMLATDPMLVDFVEKLSKINRGRAFYSSPDRLGEYILADYIRNRRRFVH from the coding sequence ATGAGGCACGTTTATACATTTTTCGATCCGTCGTGGATTCAGCAGATCCTCGATGAGCAGGCGCTGCGGCGTCTTTTCAATGAGCTGCTTCTCCAGTCCGGAGGAGATCCCGAAGAGGCGATGGAATGGATCCGGGCGCTTCAGCAGCGAGGATTCATCTCCGAAGATGTCGACCTGGAGGCCTTCTTCGCGAGACTGATGGAGGAGGGTCTGCTCGAACCGACGGCGAGCGGCGGAGTCCGACTCGGAGGGGCCGGCGAACGGCAGATCCGCCGCGATGCTCTCGACGAAGTGTTCCGTGGACTCCATCGATCGATGAAGGGTGATCACGCGACTCCCAGCGCAGGTCAGGGCACCGAGCGACTGACCGAGAGCCGGGCATGGCGTTTCGGCGATGATCCGGGGACGATCGACGGGGTACGAACTCTACAGAATGCGATCCGGTCGAGCTTCGCCGAAGGCGGTGACGAGATCCGGATCCGGGAGGACGATCTCGAGGTCTTCGAGACCGAGCATGGATCGAACTGTGCCACCGTGATCATGATCGATCTCTCGCATTCGATGGTGCTGTACGGCGAGGACCGGATCACACCTGCGAAGAAGGTCGCTCTCGCTCTGGCCGAGCTGATCATTACGAAGTATCCCCGCGACGCGGTCGACGTTCTGACCTTCGGGGACGACGCCAAAGAGATCCCTCTCTCCGAGATCCCGTATGTGGAAGTCGGCCCGTTCCATACCAATACGAAGGCCGGTCTCGAGCTCGCGCAGACGATTCTCCGTCGCCGGCGCCACGCGAACAAACAGATCTTCATGATCACCGACGGTAAGCCTTCCGCCTTGTGGGAGGGGAAGATGCTCTATACGAACTCGTTCGGCCTTGATCTGAAAATCGTCAACCGGACCCTGGAGGAAGCAGACAAGTGCAGGCGGGCCAAAATCCCGATCACCACCTTCATGCTCGCCACCGATCCGATGCTCGTCGACTTTGTCGAGAAACTCTCGAAGATCAACAGAGGTCGCGCGTTCTACTCCTCGCCTGACCGGCTCGGCGAGTACATTCTGGCTGACTACATCCGAAACCGAAGGCGGTTCGTTCATTAG
- a CDS encoding SpoIIE family protein phosphatase, translating to MAPETPQKVLLIDDDKNDLVLMRRLLESNGYQVETASSGDEGLKLISADPPSCVMVDYRMPGMTGYEVARKIKDDDGTHNIPVLILTGASSSEVHVEGLDSGADDFVTKGADVAIILARIRALLRIKAYQDKIVQQSSELRLLYEEVKQKSDKIMALNERLSRDLQFARRVQESLLPPRMLTAPGVEVRASYQPTETLSGDFFDYFTVRDSFLIFIADVSGHGTPAAILTSLLKSYIRTEADNLNALSDFMAELNDFLVTASLPSQYATALLLRYDREAATLEFSNAAHPAFVLYRRAAGKIEVHEQPGHLLGALPSSTYEDFSLSIGAGDLFFGYSDGLTDRLNDANEFYSIDRIGKILADSSDQDMSSLYDRILEDVGSFAQTEELEDDTAFVLARFS from the coding sequence ATGGCGCCCGAAACACCTCAAAAAGTTCTCCTCATCGACGATGACAAGAACGACCTCGTTCTGATGAGACGACTCCTCGAATCGAACGGCTACCAGGTCGAGACGGCTTCCTCCGGGGACGAGGGGCTGAAGCTCATCTCGGCGGATCCCCCGAGCTGCGTGATGGTGGATTACCGGATGCCGGGAATGACAGGGTACGAGGTAGCCAGGAAGATCAAAGACGACGACGGGACTCACAACATCCCGGTTCTCATTCTGACCGGCGCGAGCTCCTCCGAGGTGCACGTCGAAGGACTCGATTCCGGTGCAGACGACTTCGTGACGAAGGGCGCGGACGTCGCGATCATCCTCGCCCGAATCCGTGCACTCCTCCGAATCAAAGCGTACCAGGACAAGATCGTTCAGCAGTCGTCCGAGCTCAGACTTCTCTACGAAGAGGTCAAACAGAAATCCGACAAGATCATGGCATTGAACGAGCGGCTGAGCCGGGATCTTCAGTTCGCCCGCCGGGTTCAGGAATCCCTTCTCCCCCCGCGCATGCTCACCGCCCCCGGAGTCGAGGTCCGGGCGTCGTACCAGCCCACCGAAACGCTTTCGGGAGACTTCTTCGACTATTTCACGGTACGCGACTCGTTTCTGATATTCATCGCAGACGTCTCCGGTCACGGAACTCCCGCAGCGATTCTGACTTCCCTGCTGAAGAGCTACATTCGCACCGAAGCCGACAATCTCAACGCTCTTTCCGACTTCATGGCGGAGCTCAACGATTTCCTCGTCACGGCCAGCCTGCCATCCCAGTACGCGACCGCGTTGCTGCTCCGGTACGATCGTGAAGCCGCGACCCTCGAGTTCAGCAATGCAGCCCATCCGGCATTCGTGCTTTACCGACGCGCTGCGGGAAAGATCGAGGTTCACGAGCAACCCGGCCATCTCCTCGGGGCGCTTCCATCGTCGACCTACGAGGATTTTTCTCTGTCGATTGGTGCGGGCGATCTCTTCTTCGGTTACAGCGATGGGCTCACCGACAGACTGAACGACGCCAACGAGTTTTATTCGATCGATCGGATCGGGAAAATCCTCGCTGATTCGAGCGATCAGGACATGTCGAGTCTGTACGACCGAATCCTGGAAGACGTCGGCTCGTTCGCGCAAACCGAGGAGCTGGAGGACGACACCGCTTTCGTCCTGGCCCGTTTTTCCTGA
- a CDS encoding M20/M25/M40 family metallo-hydrolase → MLARALPSLLCSLVLLHCHEAHSEVEDPDHALSSELLIDYVRIDTSNPPGGNTRAAAELLRDFLTGHGIRDVSIVGVPGNDFAVIGRIVSGHARPALMLTHHIDTVPASESDWRFPPFGGERRSGYVTGRGVLDDKSLGVAHAVAMMNLVRSGAALERDVIFLAVPDEEAGGTRGMVHLEEAMPELFRNVGLVLGEGGSNVTVVDEVTWWGIEVEQKIPLWIEIVVTAKGGHGAGGGAGTAPEILLDILEDLRRMDRPAGTSQATLEYLESLASSKVERSAGVLLAAARRPDPETLAQLPSPQRAVVETSMAVTRLAAGSEDSAPNAIPSEARAMIDFRLPPAADSDAFLRSVAELVEGRGEVRVHLKGRSDSSSSRGGAAWDLIAGVLQNHAAAPVGPLVIPGTTDLRLFREKGIEAWGLSPFELNYYDGATIHAENERIRERQFHEGIDVMKDVVLALARSSEW, encoded by the coding sequence ATGCTGGCTCGGGCGCTCCCTTCTCTTCTTTGCTCCCTCGTACTGCTTCATTGTCACGAAGCGCATTCCGAGGTCGAGGATCCGGATCATGCTCTCTCGAGCGAGCTTCTGATCGACTACGTCCGGATCGATACTTCCAATCCGCCGGGAGGAAACACTCGCGCGGCGGCGGAGCTCCTTCGCGATTTTCTGACCGGACATGGCATTCGGGACGTTTCGATCGTCGGAGTTCCCGGTAATGATTTCGCGGTGATCGGTCGGATTGTTTCGGGTCATGCCAGACCCGCGCTGATGCTCACTCATCACATCGATACGGTTCCCGCGAGCGAATCGGACTGGCGGTTCCCTCCTTTTGGCGGCGAACGCCGGTCGGGCTACGTCACCGGTCGCGGAGTCCTGGACGACAAGTCACTCGGGGTGGCGCATGCAGTCGCGATGATGAACCTCGTGCGGAGCGGTGCCGCGCTCGAGCGCGACGTCATTTTCCTCGCTGTGCCGGACGAGGAAGCCGGCGGAACTCGCGGGATGGTTCATCTCGAAGAGGCCATGCCGGAGCTGTTTCGGAATGTCGGCCTCGTACTGGGAGAGGGAGGCTCCAACGTCACGGTCGTCGACGAGGTGACCTGGTGGGGAATCGAAGTCGAACAGAAGATTCCGCTATGGATCGAGATCGTCGTGACGGCGAAGGGCGGTCACGGAGCTGGGGGCGGAGCCGGTACGGCGCCCGAGATTCTCCTCGACATCCTCGAGGATCTCCGCCGGATGGACCGCCCGGCCGGGACCTCGCAGGCGACCCTCGAATACCTTGAATCGCTCGCATCGAGCAAGGTTGAGCGTTCGGCCGGGGTCCTGCTCGCGGCGGCGCGACGGCCCGACCCGGAGACTCTCGCACAGCTTCCGAGCCCGCAGCGGGCGGTCGTCGAGACATCGATGGCGGTCACCCGGCTGGCGGCCGGATCCGAAGACTCGGCGCCGAACGCGATTCCATCGGAGGCCCGCGCGATGATCGACTTCCGCCTCCCTCCGGCGGCCGACTCCGACGCGTTTCTGCGATCGGTGGCGGAGTTAGTGGAAGGCCGAGGCGAGGTGCGCGTCCATCTCAAAGGCCGGAGCGACTCGAGCTCGAGCCGCGGAGGCGCTGCGTGGGATCTGATCGCGGGCGTGCTGCAGAACCACGCTGCCGCTCCCGTGGGACCGCTCGTGATCCCCGGAACGACCGATCTCCGTCTGTTCAGGGAAAAGGGAATCGAGGCGTGGGGGCTCTCACCCTTCGAGCTCAACTATTACGATGGAGCGACGATTCACGCGGAGAATGAGAGGATTCGCGAGCGCCAGTTCCACGAAGGAATCGACGTCATGAAGGACGTCGTCCTGGCGCTCGCGAGAAGCTCCGAATGGTGA
- a CDS encoding tetratricopeptide repeat protein encodes MEQRAGVPLENLARRREDVETRLEGHHGNLSDRQIEEYSAELSGLRRELVSAFQGDIDDSTRLDILVEIVRTLEVELIHLHNLVVDPSRDHKELAVRIGSLLGEISSLGKGRPSRLETLYYRGVLSMFAGDRAKARAHFESVCESEESDESSDVKYKSFVILGHLSHEDSDFEGARELHERSMEYSSHSNVTAQALALKALNSYALGNAKDALDLFESSLREFHEDEPHYNEYFHRNALLFCGAIYFDRKDYARAKEYYEKVLEHVETASYDFFDANAQLGKIYFASEEWDAASSRFRSAVENQAGNENEYLLDTYFWLAKALLKKNEKKDARECLDRIVRSEVKYAKRPQAEALLARVS; translated from the coding sequence ATGGAGCAACGTGCGGGGGTGCCCTTGGAAAATCTCGCCAGACGCCGTGAAGATGTCGAAACCAGGCTCGAAGGGCATCACGGAAATCTCAGCGATCGACAAATTGAAGAGTACTCGGCGGAGCTCTCGGGCCTGCGTCGCGAGCTCGTCTCCGCTTTTCAGGGGGATATCGATGATTCTACACGTCTCGACATTCTGGTCGAGATCGTGCGAACACTCGAAGTCGAGCTGATTCACCTCCACAACCTCGTCGTCGACCCGTCTCGCGATCACAAGGAACTGGCCGTCAGAATCGGATCCCTCCTCGGTGAGATCTCGTCGCTCGGAAAGGGACGCCCGAGCCGGCTGGAAACTCTCTATTACCGGGGTGTCCTTTCGATGTTTGCGGGAGACAGGGCAAAGGCGCGAGCACACTTCGAGAGTGTGTGCGAGTCGGAAGAATCGGACGAATCGAGCGACGTCAAGTACAAATCCTTCGTGATTCTCGGCCACCTCTCCCACGAGGACTCCGATTTCGAGGGTGCCAGGGAACTGCACGAACGCTCCATGGAGTACTCCTCCCACTCGAACGTTACTGCCCAGGCCCTCGCGCTCAAGGCCCTCAACAGCTACGCGCTTGGAAACGCCAAAGATGCCCTCGATCTGTTCGAGAGCTCCCTCAGGGAGTTCCATGAGGACGAGCCGCACTACAACGAGTACTTTCACCGGAATGCGCTGCTGTTCTGCGGAGCGATCTACTTCGATCGGAAGGACTATGCGAGAGCGAAGGAGTACTACGAAAAAGTGCTCGAGCACGTCGAGACCGCCTCGTACGACTTTTTCGATGCGAACGCCCAGCTCGGCAAAATTTACTTCGCCAGCGAAGAGTGGGACGCGGCGTCCTCCCGTTTCAGAAGCGCCGTCGAGAACCAGGCGGGGAACGAGAACGAGTATCTGCTCGACACCTACTTCTGGCTTGCGAAAGCGCTGCTGAAAAAGAACGAGAAGAAGGACGCGAGGGAGTGCCTCGACCGGATCGTCCGGTCGGAGGTCAAGTATGCGAAGCGCCCTCAGGCGGAGGCTCTGCTGGCGCGAGTCTCCTGA